CCCCACCCGCGTTTGAACGAACTTTTCATCTGCCTGATCGGGAGATGCCTGTGAAATGGCCACCCCTGTCCTGCCGCCAACAGCATAATAATACTGGTCGCTCTCAAAGATGCGGGTCATGTTGAAAAACTCCAGGAGCTGTTTGTAAAATGGGAGGCTCTTCTTGAGATTAGTGACGGTTAATTGAATGTGGGCAATGCCGTTGATGTCCATGAGGAATGGGAAGGGTTTACTCCAAAACAGCTTCCCGAGACAAGCGGCGTTTTTTGGAAGGTTGTGTATCGGGTGGGGCAAACCCCTTGCAGGTCGTTGAAAAATCGTTTAGGTGTTGGTGGATCGGTGAGCGAGCGTCGGATTTACTCCGCGCGAGCGAACTTGGGGGTACGGGGGCGCCAGCGGCAAAGCCCCCGATATAATGCGCTCGTAGCTCAGCGGATTTAGAGCACTCGGCTTCGAACCGAGTGGTCGGGGGTTCGAATCCCTCCGAGCGCGCAAAAATTTTATGGCCGCATTCAGTACATCTCGTGAAATCCCGGCAACCGTAGAGCAAGTCTTTGCCGCGAGGTTTTGCGTCAATCGATCGATTGATTGATTGATTTTTAAGAGGTTGACCAATGAGTTGACTTATGGTTGACTAATAATCCGATGACCTACGAGCCCAAATTCCGGATTACGCCCCATTTGCTTAAAGTGATTGAGGAGATAGCGGCCTATCGCCAAAGAATCATCACCGCGACCGTCGAGGTGCCTTGGATTCCCGTATTGAGGCGGGATGCTCGGACACGAACGACCCATAGCTCTACGGCCATTGAAGGGAATCCCCTCACCCTCGAAGAGGTCCGCGCTTTGGAAGAGGGCCGCCCTGTCCCCGAAGCGGGCGAACGGGCACGTCGTGAAATTTTAAATGAATTGGCCGCCCTGCGGTTTGTGGAAAAAAATCAGAACGAGAAAATAATCACCCATAACGATCTGTTTAAACTCCACAAAATTCTCGCAGAGGGCGTGATGGATCAGGGGAAATCCGGGCAGTACCGCAATTTTGGCGTTCGAGTCGGTTCGTTCTTTCCGCCAAAAGCCGATCAGGTGCAGAGCCTGATGGAGGAGTATCTGCAATGGTGGAATCAAAAAGCTGCCGAATTGTCTCCCGTGATTTCGTCAGCCATTGTCCATTATCGCTTCGAAACGATCCATCCTTTTGGGGACGGCAACGGACGCATGGGGCGGGCGCTCGCTCTTTGGGAACTTTATCGCCGCGGATTTGATACACACCATATTTTTTCCGTGGATGAAGTCTATTGGGAAAACCGTCCCCGCTATTATTCCCAACTGGATGCGGTCCGCAAAGCGCATGACGACTTAACTGGTTGGCTCGAATATTCGGCGGAGGCGATTTACTTGACGTTGGGACGGGTTATGGAACGCATTGACCGTCTGGCCATGCAGGTTCCCGCCGGCAAAATCGTATTAACGCCAAAACAGGAAAAACTGCTTCATTATCTGAGGGACAAAGGCGGCATCTCACCACAGGAACTCTGGAAAGTGCTCAAGGTCACCAAACAAGGAGCGGCTAAACTTTTAAAACCCCTCCTCGACTACGGCCTCATCCGCCGCATCGGCACGCGCAAGTCGGGGAAATATGTGGCGGGGTGAGTCGTTTTGGCTGAACCTCTGCCCCTTACTTCACTCCCAACAACTCCACCTCAAAAATCAGCGTGGCGTTGGGGGGGATAACCGGGGGCGCACCGGAGGCTCCGTAGCCGAGAGCGGCGGGAATAACGAGCGTCCGTTTGCCGCCGATTTTCATGCCCGCCACCCCTTCATCCCATCCTTTAATGACCTGACCGGCTCCGAGGGCAAACTCAAAGGGACGCCCGCGATCAAGCGAGCTGTCGAACTTGGCCCCCTTGGCCCCGTTGTTGTCCAGCCAGCCGGTGTAGTGGACTGAAACAACCTTTCCGGACGTAGCAATGGCGCCGGTTCCTGCCTGCATGTCTTCATATTTCAAACCGCTGGGGGTTGTCGTCATTGCCGCCTCCATTATCCGCGCATAAGAAATCACCGCCAGACTCAACAACAAAAAGAAATAAAGTTTTTTCATTTTATGGCTCCTTTGCTGAAAGTGGTTCACGAAAAAAGCGGATTATGACCTATCCGGTCGGAATTAACAAGACCGAACAGGGCGCATGACGAACGAGTGAAGTGGACAGCTTTCCCAGATGCGGCCGCCTTCCCCTCCCATGGCCGTGCGTGGCCATGACAATCAAGCCGGCCTTGCGCGCCCGGGCGGCCTTGATGATCTCGTCAGCCGCCTGACCCTCCGTACAGATTCGATCGGCCAGAGGGCTCTTGATTTTTTCCAGCCATGTCTTGAGATTCGATTCGGCCTTTTCAAGAATAACCTCTTTGGCCTTCTGAATCGCGGGCAGATCCTCCTGACCGTACCAGACCGCGAAGGACGGCAGGACCATCACATGCATCAGATGCAATGAGGCTCCAAAACCACAGGCCAAGGCATCGGCCCATTCGAGCGCCGTTTGGTTTCCTTCCGAAAAATCAAGCGGCGCCAGAATTTCCCTTAACGACTCGACCACCGGCGCCCGGCAGATCCAGACCGGAAAATTCGCCCGGGCGGCAATCCGTTCCGTGTTATCCCCCAAAAGGGCATGGGCCAGCCCTGTTCTGCCGCGCGTGCCGACCATCAAGAGATCCGCCCCCTTTTCCCGGGCAAAATCGGTCAGGGCAATGGCGACATCCCCCTCCCGCACGGCGATTTCATAATCAAAGACAGGCTGTTCGCGCGGAAAAAATTCCCTTAAGGGGGCCAGAATCCGATCCTGAATCTTCATCTCCATATCGAGTGGAAGCTTGAGAATCTCCCAGATCGGATCGTCCGGATTCTTCTCCAACACATGAACAATAAATAGTTTCGACTGAAAAGCGTGCGCCAGAAAAACCGCCTGTTTCAACGTCCGTTCCGCATCAGGGAAAAAGTCACAGGCAACGACTATTTTTGAAAAAAAAGCATCCGCCATATAAGTCCAATAAGCCCTATAGAACCTGTTAATGCTTCAGATAATTCTCCATAATCGGCAGGGTCACCGGCTCGTAAATCCCCGCCTCAAGCCGTTTTTTAATATCGTTCAAGAGCCGATCTTTTCCCTCGCGGCCTAATTCACCCGTCTTGTCGGTACGCCTGATTTTCTTGACCATATCACGGGCGTAAAGAATTTTCAGCTTGCCGGTGGGATCGGCCTTGAGGACATACGAATCCTCGATGCGCGTTAGTAAATCGACGGCCGCCTTCAGGGCAAGGTTCTTGTAATGCACCACATCCGAATCGATGAGCCTCCAGGCCGAACGCCGGCCCATGTTTTGCACCACGATCCGCCAGTGTTTCAGGCGCTGGGCGATCAAAAGACCGTTGAAAATTTTTTTGTTGGTGTTGAACGAAAAGAGCGTCCTTTTCAGGTGCCCCTGCAACAACCGGTCGTCCTCCACAAAATTGTTTTTTGAAAAATGATGCGTCATGTCCCAGTATTTTGCGGGCACGGTGAGGTCCATCCGCATCTCCCAGTAGATATGCTTTAAAAAACGGGCGCTCCAGCTCCGGATCAGCTTGAAGGGGACAAAAAAATTGTGCGCCACCGTATCGGCGGCCAGGTGAACCAGATAGCCGAGCATGAAGGCCTTTTCGTGGTCCTTGACGGCCTTCTTGTGAAACAGCTCAAACGCCACGCGCCAGTTGTGGCAGTTGTAGAGATACTCGGTGAACCCTTTTCCCACGGTGATGTCGGCCGCCACCGAACCGTAGAGATAATCGTCCTCGTATTTGACAAGGAGTTTCCGGACAAGCGGCGGGAAAAGAGCCAGTGACGCCAGCGCCCGGTGGGCGTACTCCAGATGGGTTGCCGGCCCCCACGCAAAGGCATCGTGAGGCATCAGAACCAAAATCAGGGCGCTTGCCAGAATGGACGAGATGAGCATATTTAAAGAAAGTTTAACCCTCATACAACATCAAGGCAAGTATCATGACGGGTAACAGGGACATCATCAGGGAATCGCTTAAGCTCCATCTGAACCTCGCGCAGGAGATGGGGGTGAGGGAGATTGCTGGTTTTGCTTGGGCGAACGGGTCCTGCCGCTCCTCACCCCCATCGCCGGCATCGCCCTCGTTTAATCACCGAGAAAATCGCCTGCATACCGAGCTCGGCCTGCTGGCGGACTCTGGGGGGCCCCCAGTCGCGTCACCCGTTCGCCACGAGACAACTTCTTCTTCCGACAAAGACGAGCGAGCACATCACCTCTCCTCCCTCCGCGCCGAAATCGGCGACTGCACGCGGTGCGTCCTGCACAAAGGGCGCACCAACCTCGTCTTCGGCGTTGGCAACCCGAATGCCGAACTGATGTTTGTGGGGGAAGGGCCGGGGGCGGACGAAGATTTGCAGGGGGAGCCGTTTGTCGGCCGGGCGGGACAGTTGCTGACCCGGATGATAGAGGCAATGGGGCTAAAAAGAGGCGATGTCTACATCGCCAACATTGTCAAATGCCGCCCGCCGGGGAACCGCAACCCCGAACCGATTGAAATCGCCACCTGCATTCCGTTTCTAAAAAAGCAGATCGACATCATTCAGCCAAAAGTGATCGTTTGTCTCGGAAAGTTTGCCGCGCAGACTTTGCTACAGACCGAAATCCCCATCACCAAATTGCGCGGAGAATTTCACGACTACGGCGAGGCCAAAATCATGCCCACCTATCACCCCGCCTTTTTGCTCCGAAACCCCAACATGAAACGGGCGGTCTGGGAGGATTTGAAAAAGGTCATGTCGCTGTTGGGTTTAAAACCGTCAACGTCGGGCCGGACGTGACATGAAAGGTATCAAGAGGCGGCTTCATGTCGCCGTCGATGGTGTAGGGGAGCGGTTTTTTAAGCCGGATGACCATCTCGACAGCCGGCTCTTCCAGCATATTGGGGCATCTGCACGGTTTTCCCAGAGCCATAAGGGGAACGTAAGGAAGGATGTTGCGAGGCGGAAGCGAAAAGCCCACTGCGTGGAACTTCCCCGGATTTTTTTCCACATAGTGATAAACCCTGAAGTTAAGCCCCAGCTGGTTGATGGAACCGGTGTAGACAGCCACATAGTTGGCAAAAGGCCACCTTTTCCCGTTGACCGTAACCTCCGCGTCAAAACGGTCGAACATCCGCCGCGCAAATTTTCCGTTGATGAGGGCCGAGCCGATGGATTTAACCAGAGTGCCCGCCGCAATGAGGGGGTTTAAGTCCCCATGACGGTAATAATCGTCCATAAAATTGTAGATGACCCCCATCCCGAAAATGAACCCGTATTCATCATTGATTTTGGTGAGCATCACCTGTTTGGTTTCAAAAGGGAGGTCTTCGTGGTAGCGGATGAGCAGATTGCTCAAGATTTTTTCGGGCGTTCCGTAAATTTTAAGCGACCCCGCCACGGTGTTGAGCGTGCCGCCGCGGAGAAAGACAATTTTCGGGAGCGGCTTGTCGCCGTAGACCTGGATAAATGTCGTCAATGTGCAGTGGTTGGTCCCGTCGCCGCCGGAGATGGCCAGAATATCGATGTCGCGCGACTTGAATTCGTCGGCCACACGCCGAAGGTCGTGCAGATCCTCGGTTTCCTTGCACGAGGCCTTGTCCCCCACGATAAATCCCATCCTCTTCATCCGCTCGGGATTCTTTTTGTACTTTTTGGAGTACGGATTAAGAATAACACCGATGCCTGACATAATATTTGGGGCCCTTTCGGCCCGTTTGATGCTACTCGCGTTGATATATTTCGGGCCTCAAATGGCCCCAAACCCCGCGTTCGCAACCGGCAAAGCCGGATTGCTCACTTATATTTTATTTTAACCCCAAAATTTTTCTAGCCTCTTCGGGTGTTGCAATTCGCCGTTTGTATTTCTTCGCCAACTCCAGCGCCTGTTCCACTAATTCGGCATTCCCCTTTGCCAAGACCCCCTTAGACAGATAAATGTTGTCTTCCAGCCCCGTTCGCACATGGCCCCCGTGGGAGATGGCATAGTCGATCATCGGCAATTGCCCCCTTCCCACGCCCGAGGCCGACCAGGAGGAGCCGGCCGGCATTTTCTTCAGGATGAATTCCAGATTCTCCACCGTTGCCTCAAGCCAACCCGGCCCCCCAAGGATGATATTAATATGAAGCGGCGCTTTAATCAGCCCCTTTTTTAACAGGGCCGAGGCCTCCTCCATCATCGCCGCATCGAAGATTTCAAGCTCCGGCTTGATCTTCTTTTCGAGCATTTTTTGGGCCAGCGCCGTGATGATGGGAATGGTATTCACAAAGACATCGTTTCCAAAATTGACGGAGCCGAGGGTGAGAGATCCCATCTCCGGTCCGGTATCGAGCGTCTTGAGGCGGTCTTCAATCGTATCGCCGATGGCCCCGCCGGTGGAGACCTGGAGAATCATCGGAACTTTTTTGCGAATTCGGTCGATGATCGGCTTGATCCGCCTCGGATCGCAGGTCGGTTTTCCCTGATCGTCACGCACATGGAGGTGGAAAATCCGTGCACCAAGGTTGAAGACACGGACCGCTTCGTCGACAATTTCATCGGGGGTCACGGGAAGGAAGGGGGTATTTTCTTTGGTGAGTTCGGCGCCGATGCCGGCAACGGTGATGATTAAGGGGTCGCTCATTTTTTGACCACGCAGGTGCCGCGGGCGCGGGCCACCAAGAGCGGTTTTTTCAACACGCGGGCGCGGGAGGAAGCACCAGACCGCTCGATCACCTTGACCCCCTCAAAGGCCATCTCCCGCGATGTATTGCCGACACGGAGAATCCGGCCTGTAGCCTCGATAAAATCCCCCGCCTTCACGGGGGCCAGAAATTCGACACTTTGATAGGCGCGAAAGAGTCCTTCATCGCCGTCGTGACGGATCAGCAACTCGGTGGCCACATCGCCAAAAAGCTCCATCACTTTTGCACCGCTGGCCAGGCCCCCCGCATAGTGGGCATCGGCATCTGAGATGCGGGTTCGCAGAGTAACCGAAGGAAATTTTTTCATTTCACCCCCCTCTTCACCAATTCATGCACAATAAAATTTGCCACCTCGGAAGGTTTTGTGCCGGGGCCAAATCCCGCATCATATCCCCAGCTTAAACCTTCCTGATGCGTCACGCGCGGGCCGCCGCAGATTTTTATCAGATGCGGTTGAACCTCGGGGATTTGCTTCAATTTGTCGATCAACTTTTTAAATTCCCCCACATGCTCATCCCCCTGGGTGACGATGCGCGAAACCAACACCGCATCGGCCTTCAACTCCACAATCTTTTTTACAAATTCCTCGCATGAAACCTGGGCCCGCAAATTGTGGGCCGAAAGCCACGGATACCGCTCGAACCCCCAATCGTGCGCCACCCCCTTGGGATTAAAAAGCGCGTCAATCCCGACTGTATGCGCGTCATAGCCAATGCAACCGCCGACAAAAACCAGTTTCCGGCCGATGCGTGATTTGATGAATTCGTTGACTTCATTGAAATTCATCAGCGGATTTTCCAGTTTGGGAACAACGATGGAGGAAAAATCGATGGAATGGTCCGTTGTGCCGTAGACGACAAAAAAAGTAAAATTGGAATCGATGGCCTCCATGGAGGCAACCAGGACCCGTTCAAAACCCATTTTTTTCGCCAACTGGATTGCCGCCTCGCGCGCCTCCGGAGATGCAGAAACGGGAAGGGTAAAACTCAACTGGACCATTCCGTCATTTTCATGGTCGCCGTAGGCTTTCATCATATTATCTTCTCCCCTCGTTCCGGGGCGCCACGGCAGATTCCAAAAACGGATTGTAATATCGCCGCGACTTCTGAAACACCCCTTCCAAACCCTTGCCGCCGTCGCGGGCGCGGGGCATGTTGGCGAACATCCCCTGTTCAATCGCCTCCATCAAACCGATTTGGCGGATTTTTTCCAGATAATCGAGCGTATTATCAAGCACCGTCCGTGCCCGGCGGACCAGCCTCCCGTTTGGGTTGAACTGGATTTCATCGGCCAGAGAGCTGGCGGAGTGAAAAACATAGTTGGCGTTCTGAAGGCTCAAGTGCCGATCCTGAAGAAGAGGATTATGGATCGCCTCGGTGGGCATCCCCAAAAGCTGGATCTGCTGGTTGGTGGCGGCCCCCGCCAGATTAAACAGCGTATCGAGGACATGCCCCTGAAAAATATTGCCGGTCATGTGGCGTGTGGGGGGCATGTATTTGATGGGATGGCGCGGAAAAATATCGCGCACCAGCTGGGCCATGGCAAGCTCATAGATAAATGAGTCCTCGATGGAAGGATCGATTTCGAAGGCGTGCCCCAAACCGATCTGTTCTTCCTTCAGGCCAGCCTGTTTGGCGAACTGTTCGTTGATAAAATGCGAGGCGAGCACCTGATGGTGGTTGTAGTAGGCCTCGGCGGTGGTGAGATAATTGTCCTCTCCGGTGTTGATGACAATGCCGGCACGGGCGATGACGGTGCGGGAAAAATGCTGATCGACAAACGTCCGCTTCATGTTGATGTCGCGAAAGAGAATTCCGTAAAACGAATCGTTCAGAAGGAAATCGAGGTCTTCGAAGGCCCCCATCACCGCAATTTCAGGCATACAGAGGCCCGAGGAATAGTTGCAGAGGCGAATATAGCGCTTCAGTTCGTACGATACGTCGTTCAACGCCTTGCGCATGATCCGGAA
This is a stretch of genomic DNA from Deltaproteobacteria bacterium. It encodes these proteins:
- a CDS encoding Fic family protein — protein: MTYEPKFRITPHLLKVIEEIAAYRQRIITATVEVPWIPVLRRDARTRTTHSSTAIEGNPLTLEEVRALEEGRPVPEAGERARREILNELAALRFVEKNQNEKIITHNDLFKLHKILAEGVMDQGKSGQYRNFGVRVGSFFPPKADQVQSLMEEYLQWWNQKAAELSPVISSAIVHYRFETIHPFGDGNGRMGRALALWELYRRGFDTHHIFSVDEVYWENRPRYYSQLDAVRKAHDDLTGWLEYSAEAIYLTLGRVMERIDRLAMQVPAGKIVLTPKQEKLLHYLRDKGGISPQELWKVLKVTKQGAAKLLKPLLDYGLIRRIGTRKSGKYVAG
- a CDS encoding FKBP-type peptidyl-prolyl cis-trans isomerase yields the protein MTTTPSGLKYEDMQAGTGAIATSGKVVSVHYTGWLDNNGAKGAKFDSSLDRGRPFEFALGAGQVIKGWDEGVAGMKIGGKRTLVIPAALGYGASGAPPVIPPNATLIFEVELLGVK
- a CDS encoding universal stress protein, whose product is MADAFFSKIVVACDFFPDAERTLKQAVFLAHAFQSKLFIVHVLEKNPDDPIWEILKLPLDMEMKIQDRILAPLREFFPREQPVFDYEIAVREGDVAIALTDFAREKGADLLMVGTRGRTGLAHALLGDNTERIAARANFPVWICRAPVVESLREILAPLDFSEGNQTALEWADALACGFGASLHLMHVMVLPSFAVWYGQEDLPAIQKAKEVILEKAESNLKTWLEKIKSPLADRICTEGQAADEIIKAARARKAGLIVMATHGHGRGRRPHLGKLSTSLVRHAPCSVLLIPTG
- a CDS encoding zinc dependent phospholipase C family protein: MLISSILASALILVLMPHDAFAWGPATHLEYAHRALASLALFPPLVRKLLVKYEDDYLYGSVAADITVGKGFTEYLYNCHNWRVAFELFHKKAVKDHEKAFMLGYLVHLAADTVAHNFFVPFKLIRSWSARFLKHIYWEMRMDLTVPAKYWDMTHHFSKNNFVEDDRLLQGHLKRTLFSFNTNKKIFNGLLIAQRLKHWRIVVQNMGRRSAWRLIDSDVVHYKNLALKAAVDLLTRIEDSYVLKADPTGKLKILYARDMVKKIRRTDKTGELGREGKDRLLNDIKKRLEAGIYEPVTLPIMENYLKH
- a CDS encoding uracil-DNA glycosylase yields the protein MGVREIAGFAWANGSCRSSPPSPASPSFNHRENRLHTELGLLADSGGPPVASPVRHETTSSSDKDERAHHLSSLRAEIGDCTRCVLHKGRTNLVFGVGNPNAELMFVGEGPGADEDLQGEPFVGRAGQLLTRMIEAMGLKRGDVYIANIVKCRPPGNRNPEPIEIATCIPFLKKQIDIIQPKVIVCLGKFAAQTLLQTEIPITKLRGEFHDYGEAKIMPTYHPAFLLRNPNMKRAVWEDLKKVMSLLGLKPSTSGRT
- a CDS encoding 3-keto-5-aminohexanoate cleavage protein, with translation MSDPLIITVAGIGAELTKENTPFLPVTPDEIVDEAVRVFNLGARIFHLHVRDDQGKPTCDPRRIKPIIDRIRKKVPMILQVSTGGAIGDTIEDRLKTLDTGPEMGSLTLGSVNFGNDVFVNTIPIITALAQKMLEKKIKPELEIFDAAMMEEASALLKKGLIKAPLHINIILGGPGWLEATVENLEFILKKMPAGSSWSASGVGRGQLPMIDYAISHGGHVRTGLEDNIYLSKGVLAKGNAELVEQALELAKKYKRRIATPEEARKILGLK
- a CDS encoding 3-aminobutyryl-CoA ammonia lyase, with amino-acid sequence MKKFPSVTLRTRISDADAHYAGGLASGAKVMELFGDVATELLIRHDGDEGLFRAYQSVEFLAPVKAGDFIEATGRILRVGNTSREMAFEGVKVIERSGASSRARVLKKPLLVARARGTCVVKK
- a CDS encoding cobalamin B12-binding domain-containing protein — its product is MMKAYGDHENDGMVQLSFTLPVSASPEAREAAIQLAKKMGFERVLVASMEAIDSNFTFFVVYGTTDHSIDFSSIVVPKLENPLMNFNEVNEFIKSRIGRKLVFVGGCIGYDAHTVGIDALFNPKGVAHDWGFERYPWLSAHNLRAQVSCEEFVKKIVELKADAVLVSRIVTQGDEHVGEFKKLIDKLKQIPEVQPHLIKICGGPRVTHQEGLSWGYDAGFGPGTKPSEVANFIVHELVKRGVK